From one Plantibacter flavus genomic stretch:
- a CDS encoding GNAT family N-acetyltransferase gives MRATIDEVEIPATGSSAVFDAVQDVANTLEAEIWSTDDFALTSAMALPEYRDQRFQRRVLLAAVLDGRVVGRGWLGYGTEADAVTASLNVGVLAEERRRGIGTALLQELERRALAAGRPTVTAFTQHAVDDIPTDEPLLGASVGERAIPANAAASRFMLDRGYALAQVERTNRCDLASMLGELPDIVETSTARAGHAYRLVQWVDHTPDELLGSLATAREHMATDIPAADLELDPEVWTPERVRAREDQLAASGDHAIVAAAVHRDSSAVAGYSELVLGEGKEHAEQWDTLVLADHRGHGLGLWMKAANLIALADQAPERSRIYTWNADENAHMLAINDRLGFRIVGYSGEWQRRLPRSD, from the coding sequence ATGCGCGCCACGATCGACGAGGTCGAGATCCCGGCGACCGGGAGCTCAGCGGTGTTCGACGCGGTCCAGGACGTCGCGAACACGCTCGAAGCCGAGATCTGGTCCACCGACGACTTCGCCTTGACCTCCGCGATGGCCCTTCCCGAGTACCGCGACCAGCGGTTCCAGCGACGCGTCCTGCTCGCCGCCGTCCTCGACGGGCGTGTGGTCGGTCGCGGCTGGCTCGGATACGGCACCGAGGCCGACGCGGTGACGGCCTCCCTGAACGTCGGCGTTCTCGCAGAGGAGCGGCGTCGAGGGATCGGCACGGCGCTCCTGCAGGAGTTGGAGCGACGGGCCCTCGCGGCCGGCCGCCCGACGGTGACCGCCTTCACCCAGCACGCCGTCGACGACATCCCGACCGACGAACCACTCCTCGGTGCGAGCGTCGGCGAACGGGCGATCCCCGCGAACGCCGCGGCCAGCCGGTTCATGCTCGATCGTGGATACGCCCTCGCGCAGGTCGAGCGGACCAACCGCTGCGACCTCGCCTCGATGCTCGGGGAGCTGCCTGACATCGTCGAGACGTCGACCGCCCGTGCCGGACACGCGTACCGCCTCGTGCAGTGGGTGGATCACACCCCCGACGAGCTGCTCGGCTCGCTCGCGACGGCCCGCGAACACATGGCGACCGACATCCCGGCCGCCGATCTGGAACTCGACCCCGAGGTCTGGACGCCCGAGCGGGTCCGCGCGCGCGAGGACCAGCTGGCGGCGTCTGGCGACCACGCGATCGTCGCCGCCGCTGTCCACCGCGACAGCAGCGCGGTCGCCGGGTACAGCGAGCTCGTCCTCGGCGAGGGCAAGGAACACGCGGAGCAGTGGGACACGCTCGTGCTCGCCGACCACCGGGGACACGGCCTCGGACTCTGGATGAAGGCGGCGAACCTCATCGCACTCGCCGATCAGGCACCCGAGCGGTCCCGGATCTACACCTGGAACGCCGACGAGAACGCGCACATGCTCGCGATCAACGACCGACTCGGGTTCCGCATCGTCGGCTACTCCGGAGAATGGCAGCGCCGACTCCCCCGCAGCGACTGA
- a CDS encoding chromosome segregation SMC family protein — MYLKSLTLKGFKSFAHPTTFAFEQGVTCVVGPNGSGKSNVVDALAWVMGEQGAKTLRGGKMEDVIFAGTSTRGPLGRAEVTLTIDNSDGALPIEYTEVTISRTLFRNGGSEYAINGDTCRLLDVQELLSDSGLGREMHVIVGQGQLDAVLRATPEERRGFIEEAAGILKHRRRKEKTLRKLEAMQTNLTRLSDLAGEIRRQLKPLGRQAEIAREAQTIAAVVRDARARILADDVVGLRRSLDEHNRSESERHSERLVLQEQLEQAELRINRIEQAQLGDAVDDARRITFELESVQERLRNLYTLANQRLALLGSSTDTTAAEPRITKQMVADATAEIDGLRVAVADAERALQEAQADTRAKRAALDAVDVEIAAQSALVSRHDLELSKLAGAVDAAGSKLAAVRGEALRQQNAIDAAALRLDAARLEYEALEEDPTVADAADSGLDDAYEAAQRGAAEAEGEIEGLREQLHTLERERDSLGAKTSALSRALDLKTGSAELAASGIEGIEGIVADRVQVRPGHESAVAAALGTLAEAAVAVDRHAARRALDHAADQDLGRVEIVIADGARDVPDAPAGFTSAAELVEAPPGVLGILASVLVVDSLDDAIAAYDRLGSSLGAFTLVTRDGSVVTDSIVRGGSGGAQSRIELLAERDAAADRHGEVESLIERARFALAEQRTILQEAKQTAQAALSALREFDTNRASQAERVNRVTVRYESAQAEHDRLLAAAGTAEAAVADAAAAVERAKLDHDTARARPRPLLDVSARDGLFAELDAAREAEVQHRLLLETARERVRAEELAVANLERQRQADQAAAEEAARRAVIRARQAAAATAVTEALPPVLDSVDRSVTEARVALAAAEATRASRNAELVRLRGEEHTLRQRLQVVTESVHGLELQIYEKKLHLSGLLERAGSELGLVEDVLVAEYGPEVPVPVDPPTPRATARSAVRTADETGPEVSPETTMPDSDEAPEARADGPATPEAEPEEEPTEESDDVPTTPYVRAEQQKRLASAERTYAQLGRVNPLALEEFAALEQRHRFLTEQLADLTSTRADLLSIIEDIDGKMEVIFASAFADTEAAFTEVFPILFPGGTGSISLTDPEHMLTTGIEVSVKPAGKKIERLSLLSGGERSLAAVALLIAIFKARPSPFYIMDEVEAALDDANLGRLLTIFEDLRQTSQLIVITHQKRTMEIADALYGVSMRQDGVSAVVGQRVAAERAS, encoded by the coding sequence GTGTACCTGAAGAGCCTGACGCTCAAAGGGTTCAAGTCCTTCGCGCACCCCACCACCTTCGCGTTCGAGCAGGGCGTCACCTGCGTCGTGGGTCCCAACGGCTCCGGCAAGTCGAACGTCGTCGACGCGCTCGCCTGGGTGATGGGCGAGCAGGGGGCGAAGACTCTCCGCGGCGGCAAGATGGAGGACGTCATCTTCGCGGGAACGTCGACCAGGGGACCGCTCGGTCGAGCCGAGGTCACGCTCACCATCGACAACAGCGACGGCGCGCTGCCCATCGAGTACACCGAGGTGACGATCAGTCGCACCCTGTTCCGCAACGGCGGGAGCGAGTACGCCATCAACGGCGACACGTGTCGGTTGCTGGACGTCCAGGAGCTCCTCAGCGACTCCGGTCTGGGCCGCGAGATGCACGTCATCGTCGGGCAGGGGCAGCTCGACGCGGTGCTGCGGGCGACGCCCGAGGAGCGCCGCGGCTTCATCGAGGAGGCGGCCGGCATCCTGAAGCACCGCCGACGCAAGGAGAAGACGCTCCGGAAGCTCGAGGCGATGCAGACCAACCTCACGCGGTTGAGCGACCTCGCCGGGGAGATCCGCCGGCAGCTGAAGCCACTCGGTCGTCAGGCGGAGATCGCCCGGGAGGCACAGACGATCGCCGCGGTCGTCCGCGATGCCCGCGCCCGGATCCTCGCAGACGACGTCGTGGGCCTCCGGCGCTCCCTCGACGAGCACAACCGCTCGGAGAGCGAGCGCCACAGTGAGCGCCTCGTCCTCCAGGAGCAGCTGGAGCAGGCGGAACTGCGGATCAACCGGATCGAGCAGGCACAACTCGGCGACGCGGTCGACGACGCCCGCCGGATCACCTTCGAGCTCGAGAGCGTGCAGGAGCGCCTCCGGAACCTGTACACGCTCGCCAACCAGCGGCTCGCGCTCCTCGGTTCGTCGACGGACACGACGGCCGCCGAACCCCGGATCACGAAGCAGATGGTCGCCGACGCGACCGCGGAGATCGACGGACTGCGGGTGGCGGTCGCCGACGCGGAGCGCGCGTTGCAGGAGGCGCAGGCGGACACCCGCGCGAAGCGCGCCGCACTCGACGCGGTGGACGTGGAGATCGCAGCGCAGAGCGCGCTCGTGTCACGACACGACCTGGAGCTCTCCAAGCTCGCGGGCGCCGTCGACGCCGCCGGGTCCAAACTCGCCGCGGTCCGTGGCGAGGCGTTGCGCCAGCAGAACGCGATCGACGCCGCCGCCCTCCGTCTGGACGCCGCGCGGCTGGAGTACGAGGCGCTCGAGGAGGACCCGACCGTGGCGGACGCCGCCGACTCCGGGCTCGACGACGCCTACGAGGCGGCCCAACGCGGCGCGGCGGAGGCCGAAGGGGAGATCGAGGGCCTGCGCGAGCAGCTCCACACCCTCGAACGTGAACGCGATTCGCTCGGCGCCAAGACCAGTGCACTCTCGCGCGCCCTCGACCTCAAGACCGGTTCGGCCGAACTCGCTGCGAGCGGGATCGAGGGGATCGAGGGGATCGTCGCGGACCGGGTGCAGGTCCGACCCGGCCACGAGTCGGCTGTGGCCGCAGCGCTCGGCACGCTCGCGGAGGCCGCCGTCGCCGTCGACCGGCACGCTGCACGGCGGGCGCTCGATCACGCGGCCGACCAGGATCTCGGCCGGGTCGAGATCGTCATCGCCGACGGTGCGCGAGACGTCCCGGACGCGCCCGCCGGGTTCACCTCGGCTGCCGAGCTGGTGGAGGCCCCTCCTGGCGTGCTGGGGATCCTCGCCTCGGTCCTCGTCGTCGATTCGCTCGACGACGCGATCGCGGCGTACGACCGACTCGGCTCGTCACTTGGCGCGTTCACCCTCGTGACCCGTGACGGCTCGGTCGTCACGGACAGCATCGTCCGCGGGGGGAGCGGTGGAGCGCAGAGCCGCATCGAACTGCTGGCCGAACGCGATGCGGCAGCCGATCGACACGGCGAGGTCGAGTCGCTCATCGAACGGGCGCGTTTCGCCCTGGCCGAGCAGCGCACGATCCTGCAGGAGGCGAAGCAGACCGCGCAGGCAGCGCTCAGCGCCCTCCGCGAGTTCGACACCAACCGTGCGTCACAGGCCGAGCGCGTGAACCGGGTCACGGTCCGGTACGAATCCGCACAGGCCGAACACGACCGCCTCCTCGCAGCTGCCGGGACGGCGGAGGCGGCCGTCGCCGACGCCGCTGCCGCCGTGGAGCGGGCCAAGCTGGACCACGACACCGCTCGCGCGCGTCCACGACCGCTCCTCGACGTGTCGGCACGCGACGGGCTCTTCGCCGAACTGGACGCGGCGCGCGAGGCCGAAGTGCAGCACCGCCTCCTCCTCGAGACCGCGCGCGAACGCGTGCGGGCGGAGGAGCTCGCGGTCGCGAACCTCGAGCGGCAGCGGCAGGCCGACCAGGCCGCGGCTGAGGAAGCGGCTCGGCGAGCGGTCATCCGTGCGCGCCAGGCCGCGGCCGCCACCGCTGTGACGGAGGCGCTCCCGCCCGTCCTCGACTCGGTCGACCGGTCGGTCACCGAGGCCCGCGTCGCGCTCGCGGCAGCCGAGGCGACGCGGGCCAGCCGGAACGCCGAGCTCGTACGACTGCGCGGCGAGGAGCACACGCTCCGGCAGCGGCTGCAGGTCGTCACCGAGAGCGTCCATGGTCTCGAACTCCAGATCTACGAGAAGAAGCTCCACCTGTCCGGTCTGCTCGAGCGCGCCGGGTCGGAGCTGGGACTCGTCGAGGACGTGCTCGTCGCCGAGTACGGGCCCGAGGTTCCGGTGCCCGTCGACCCTCCGACACCCCGCGCGACCGCCCGCTCGGCTGTGCGAACGGCCGACGAGACCGGTCCGGAGGTCTCGCCCGAGACGACGATGCCCGACTCGGACGAGGCGCCCGAGGCACGTGCCGACGGACCCGCGACGCCGGAAGCCGAGCCGGAGGAGGAACCCACCGAGGAGTCGGACGACGTGCCGACGACGCCCTACGTCCGCGCCGAGCAGCAGAAGCGTCTCGCATCAGCGGAGCGCACCTACGCCCAACTCGGACGGGTCAACCCGCTCGCGCTCGAGGAGTTCGCGGCACTCGAACAGCGCCACCGCTTCCTCACCGAACAGCTCGCCGACCTCACCAGCACCCGCGCCGACCTGCTGTCGATCATCGAGGACATCGACGGGAAGATGGAGGTCATCTTCGCCTCGGCGTTCGCCGACACCGAAGCCGCCTTCACCGAGGTGTTCCCGATCCTGTTCCCGGGCGGCACGGGCAGCATCTCGCTCACCGACCCCGAGCACATGCTCACCACGGGCATCGAGGTGTCGGTCAAGCCCGCCGGCAAGAAGATCGAGCGCCTGTCGCTGCTGTCGGGCGGGGAGCGCTCGCTCGCCGCGGTCGCCCTCCTCATCGCCATCTTCAAAGCCCGACCGAGCCCGTTCTACATCATGGACGAGGTGGAGGCGGCCCTCGACGACGCGAACCTCGGGCGGCTCCTCACCATCTTCGAGGACCTCCGTCAGACGAGCCAGCTCATCGTCATCACGCACCAGAAGCGCACCATGGAGATCGCCGACGCCCTCTACGGCGTCTCGATGCGCCAGGACGGGGTGTCGGCCGTCGTCGGTCAGCGCGTGGCAGCAGAACGCGCGAGCTGA
- the ftsY gene encoding signal recognition particle-docking protein FtsY, whose product MAARTPWSLSGALKGMFQRPTIDETTWEDLEDALIGADFGPDVTESIVTGLHASVDRYRTTDPRDLQRMLREEVEERLSKFDTTLKLSERPAVVLVVGVNGVGKTTTIGKFAKFLRNYDRTVVVGAADTFRAAAVEQLATWAERAGAQIVRPQQQGQDPASVAFQTIEYAKRTGTEIVIIDTAGRLQTKGGLMDELSKIRRVVEKQAPIAEVLLVLDATTGQNGLSQAQAFIEHAGVTGLVLTKLDGSAKGGFVLAVQEKTGIPIKLVGQGEGIGDLTGFTPHVFAQNLVGS is encoded by the coding sequence ATGGCTGCACGCACACCCTGGTCACTCTCCGGTGCCCTCAAAGGCATGTTCCAACGTCCGACGATCGACGAGACCACCTGGGAGGACCTCGAGGACGCGCTCATCGGCGCCGACTTCGGTCCCGACGTCACCGAGTCGATCGTCACAGGCCTGCACGCCTCCGTCGACCGCTACCGCACCACCGACCCGCGCGACCTCCAGCGCATGCTGCGCGAGGAGGTCGAGGAGCGGCTGTCGAAGTTCGACACGACGCTGAAGCTCAGCGAGCGTCCGGCGGTCGTCCTCGTCGTCGGCGTCAACGGGGTCGGCAAGACGACCACCATCGGCAAGTTCGCGAAGTTCCTCCGCAACTACGACCGCACCGTCGTCGTGGGGGCCGCTGACACCTTCCGTGCCGCTGCCGTGGAGCAGCTGGCGACGTGGGCGGAGCGCGCGGGCGCACAAATCGTCCGCCCCCAACAGCAGGGACAGGACCCGGCCTCCGTCGCCTTCCAGACCATCGAGTACGCCAAGCGGACCGGCACCGAGATCGTCATCATCGACACCGCCGGTCGGTTGCAGACGAAGGGCGGGCTCATGGACGAGCTGTCCAAGATCCGTCGCGTCGTCGAGAAGCAGGCGCCCATCGCCGAGGTCCTCCTCGTCCTCGACGCGACGACCGGTCAGAACGGTCTGTCGCAGGCGCAGGCGTTCATCGAGCACGCCGGGGTGACCGGGCTCGTCCTGACGAAGCTCGACGGCTCCGCGAAGGGCGGGTTCGTCCTCGCCGTGCAGGAGAAGACCGGCATCCCGATCAAGCTCGTCGGCCAGGGTGAGGGCATCGGCGACCTCACCGGCTTCACACCGCACGTCTTCGCACAGAACCTGGTGGGCAGCTGA
- a CDS encoding DUF2004 domain-containing protein: MAIEHDYFGVIATEPGGGVYWSDNIDVGEQSVSISLSAPDEDDIPADALDLAAAMILALEGFDLRSREAMLSEVDDRTSEVTEYIIQAVEELGESLPDVLVDESGDRDVDVIRSMTLLSVGFAPHQHNGDEAFAVFEYSLDADQLDGVLMVAYSSDGEVTGVTSED; encoded by the coding sequence ATGGCGATCGAACACGACTACTTCGGTGTCATCGCGACCGAGCCTGGTGGTGGCGTCTACTGGTCCGACAACATCGACGTCGGGGAGCAGTCCGTCTCCATCTCGTTGAGCGCCCCCGACGAGGACGACATCCCGGCCGATGCGCTCGACCTGGCGGCGGCGATGATCCTCGCCCTCGAGGGTTTCGACCTGCGCTCGCGTGAGGCGATGCTGAGCGAGGTCGACGACCGCACCTCCGAGGTGACGGAGTACATCATCCAGGCCGTCGAGGAGCTGGGGGAGTCCCTGCCGGACGTCCTGGTCGACGAGTCCGGAGACCGCGACGTCGACGTCATCCGGTCGATGACGCTGTTGAGCGTCGGGTTCGCGCCGCACCAGCACAACGGCGACGAAGCGTTCGCGGTCTTCGAGTACTCGCTCGACGCGGACCAGCTCGACGGCGTGCTCATGGTCGCCTACAGCTCCGATGGCGAGGTCACCGGGGTCACGAGCGAGGACTGA
- the lipA gene encoding lipoyl synthase — translation MSGCGAPAPTPAADTGGRKLLRLEVRNAQTPIERKPDWIKTRATMGPEYRQLQALVQEEGLHTVCQEAGCPNIFECWEDREATFLIGGSQCTRRCDFCQIDTGKPAEYDRDEPRRVADSVQRMRLRYATVTGVARDDLTDEGAWLHAETVRRIHETNPGTGVEILATDFSGDPDLLGEVFASRPEVFAHNVETVPRIFKRIRPAFRYERSLDVLTQARAAGLITKSNLILGMGEDRSEISQALEDLHEAGTDIITVTQYLRPTPRHLPVDRWVKPQEFLEIKEEAEEIGFLGVLAGPLVRSSYRAGRLWAQSMTAKGREVPEGLQHLADASLGFAQAV, via the coding sequence GTGAGCGGCTGCGGCGCACCGGCACCCACGCCCGCGGCGGACACCGGCGGACGGAAGCTCCTGCGGCTCGAGGTCCGGAACGCGCAGACCCCCATCGAGCGGAAGCCCGACTGGATCAAGACCCGCGCGACGATGGGACCCGAGTACCGACAGCTCCAGGCGCTCGTGCAGGAGGAGGGTCTGCACACGGTGTGCCAGGAAGCCGGCTGCCCGAACATCTTCGAATGCTGGGAGGATCGCGAGGCGACCTTCCTCATCGGCGGATCGCAGTGCACGAGGCGCTGCGACTTCTGCCAGATCGACACCGGCAAGCCGGCCGAGTACGACCGCGACGAGCCACGGCGTGTGGCCGACTCGGTACAGCGGATGCGGCTGCGCTACGCGACCGTCACCGGTGTGGCACGCGACGACCTCACCGACGAGGGGGCGTGGCTGCACGCCGAGACCGTCCGGCGCATCCACGAGACGAACCCGGGGACGGGGGTCGAGATCCTCGCGACCGACTTCTCCGGCGACCCCGACCTCCTCGGCGAGGTGTTCGCCTCCCGACCGGAGGTGTTCGCACACAACGTCGAGACGGTCCCACGCATCTTCAAGCGGATCAGGCCCGCCTTCCGCTACGAGCGCTCCCTCGACGTCCTGACCCAGGCACGTGCGGCCGGCCTCATCACGAAGTCCAACCTCATCCTCGGGATGGGCGAGGACCGGAGCGAGATCAGTCAGGCGCTCGAGGATCTGCACGAGGCCGGCACGGACATCATCACCGTCACCCAGTACCTCCGACCGACGCCTCGGCACCTCCCCGTGGACCGCTGGGTCAAGCCGCAGGAGTTCCTTGAGATCAAGGAGGAGGCCGAGGAGATCGGGTTCCTCGGTGTGCTCGCGGGACCGCTCGTCAGATCGTCCTACCGCGCCGGACGCCTCTGGGCGCAGTCGATGACGGCGAAGGGCCGCGAGGTCCCCGAGGGACTGCAGCACCTCGCAGACGCCTCACTCGGCTTCGCCCAGGCGGTCTGA
- the lipB gene encoding lipoyl(octanoyl) transferase LipB: MTQLLIAGLAPTFVPYREGWALQRRVHETVVNDDGPEHLILCEHEPVYTAGKLTRPHERPDDGTPVVEVDRGGRITWHGPGQLTGYPIVRLPEPVDVVAHVRLLEEVMLQTITELGVTGRRIDGRSGVWVDPVAGGPAAKIGAVGVRVQAGVTLHGFALNCDNSLEPFGHIVACGIADAGVTTISTELGRRITPSDVAERVSEIFEALRPGWTAASATTIGAAA; encoded by the coding sequence ATGACACAGCTCCTCATCGCCGGGCTCGCGCCCACGTTCGTCCCGTACCGCGAGGGTTGGGCGCTGCAGCGTCGGGTCCATGAGACGGTCGTCAACGATGACGGGCCGGAGCACCTCATCCTGTGCGAACACGAGCCCGTGTACACGGCGGGCAAGCTGACCCGCCCGCACGAGCGCCCCGACGACGGCACACCGGTCGTCGAGGTCGACCGCGGCGGCCGCATCACCTGGCACGGGCCCGGACAGCTCACCGGCTACCCGATCGTCCGCCTCCCTGAGCCGGTCGACGTCGTCGCGCACGTCCGCCTGCTCGAGGAGGTCATGCTGCAGACGATCACGGAGCTCGGCGTCACCGGCCGCCGCATCGACGGACGGTCGGGTGTCTGGGTCGACCCCGTCGCCGGCGGACCGGCCGCGAAGATCGGCGCCGTCGGTGTCCGGGTGCAGGCCGGGGTCACGCTCCACGGCTTCGCGCTCAACTGCGACAACTCCCTCGAGCCCTTCGGCCACATCGTCGCGTGCGGCATCGCCGATGCCGGCGTCACCACCATCAGCACCGAGCTCGGTCGGCGGATCACGCCGAGCGACGTCGCCGAGCGCGTCTCCGAGATCTTCGAAGCACTCCGGCCCGGCTGGACGGCCGCGTCCGCGACCACGATCGGAGCGGCCGCGTGA
- the ffh gene encoding signal recognition particle protein encodes MATFGTLSDRLADTFKNLRTKGKLSAADVDGTVREIRRALLDADVALDVVKDFTGRVRERALGDEVSKALNPAQQVVQIVNDELVTILGGQQRRLEFAKKPPTVIMLAGLQGAGKTTLAGKLAKWLKKDGHTPLLVASDLQRPNAVNQLQVVGEQAGVPVYAPEPGNGVGDPVKVARDGVRFAEQKLYDTVIVDTAGRLGVDAELMKQASNIRKAVDPDEVLFVIDAMIGQDAVATAKAFLDGVDFTGVVLSKLDGDARGGAALSIASVTGRPIMFASTGEGLDDFEPFHPDRMASRILDLGDILTLIEQAQQNFDEEEARKVAEKFATDSFTLDDFLKQMQQLRGMGSIKKMMGMLPGMGQMKEQLQNFDEREIVRTEAIIQSMTKAERTNPKILNGSRRLRIAKGSGMTVTEVNALVNRFEQAAKMMKTVAKGGVPNIPGMGPVPGARTNRPKPQAKKKGSRSGNPAKRAAENAGAVETQAAATGAGFGLGGGSSSGSAAPTEAELAELQKFLGR; translated from the coding sequence ATGGCAACGTTCGGCACACTCTCTGACCGCCTCGCGGATACGTTCAAGAACCTCCGCACCAAGGGCAAGCTCTCCGCGGCCGATGTCGACGGCACCGTCCGCGAGATCCGTCGCGCCCTCCTCGACGCGGACGTCGCACTCGACGTCGTCAAGGACTTCACGGGTCGCGTGCGCGAACGCGCCCTCGGCGACGAGGTGAGCAAGGCCCTCAACCCGGCGCAGCAGGTCGTCCAGATCGTCAACGACGAGCTCGTCACGATCCTCGGCGGGCAGCAGCGGCGTCTCGAGTTCGCGAAGAAGCCGCCGACCGTCATCATGCTCGCCGGACTCCAGGGTGCCGGAAAGACGACGCTCGCGGGCAAGCTCGCCAAGTGGCTCAAGAAGGACGGCCACACGCCGCTCCTCGTCGCGTCCGACCTCCAGCGCCCCAACGCCGTCAACCAGCTCCAGGTCGTCGGCGAGCAGGCGGGCGTCCCCGTCTACGCTCCCGAGCCGGGCAACGGGGTCGGCGATCCGGTCAAGGTCGCCCGCGACGGCGTCCGGTTCGCCGAGCAGAAGCTCTACGACACCGTCATCGTCGACACCGCCGGACGACTCGGCGTCGACGCCGAGCTCATGAAGCAGGCGTCGAACATCCGCAAGGCGGTCGATCCCGACGAGGTCCTCTTCGTCATCGACGCGATGATCGGTCAGGACGCGGTCGCGACGGCCAAGGCCTTCCTCGACGGCGTCGACTTCACCGGCGTGGTGCTCTCCAAGCTCGACGGCGACGCCCGCGGTGGTGCGGCACTCTCCATCGCCTCGGTCACCGGACGCCCCATCATGTTCGCGTCGACCGGTGAGGGTCTCGACGACTTCGAGCCGTTCCACCCCGACCGCATGGCGAGCCGGATCCTCGACCTCGGTGACATCCTCACCCTCATCGAGCAGGCGCAGCAGAACTTCGACGAGGAGGAGGCGCGCAAGGTCGCGGAGAAGTTCGCGACCGACTCCTTCACGCTCGACGACTTCCTCAAGCAGATGCAGCAGCTGCGCGGCATGGGTTCCATCAAGAAGATGATGGGCATGCTCCCCGGCATGGGGCAGATGAAGGAGCAGCTCCAGAACTTCGACGAGCGCGAGATCGTCCGGACCGAGGCCATCATCCAGTCGATGACCAAGGCCGAGCGCACGAACCCGAAGATCCTCAACGGGTCCCGTCGCCTGCGCATCGCCAAGGGTTCCGGCATGACCGTCACCGAGGTCAACGCCCTCGTCAACCGTTTCGAGCAGGCGGCCAAGATGATGAAGACCGTCGCCAAGGGTGGCGTGCCGAACATCCCCGGGATGGGTCCGGTCCCCGGTGCGCGGACGAACCGACCGAAGCCGCAGGCCAAGAAGAAGGGTTCCCGTTCGGGCAACCCGGCCAAGCGCGCGGCGGAGAACGCCGGCGCCGTCGAGACGCAGGCTGCCGCCACGGGCGCTGGCTTCGGCCTCGGCGGCGGTTCGTCGTCGGGATCGGCCGCCCCGACCGAGGCGGAGCTCGCCGAGCTGCAGAAGTTCCTGGGTCGCTGA
- a CDS encoding META domain-containing protein, whose amino-acid sequence MRALRAPASVVAVVLAAGLLAGCSAPSPGERFLGTWGEGTGAADPHLVFTDDGRVSGSDGCNSLSGSWRAKDDAVVVSDVASTLMACPGVDTWLRGIAQATLSDDGGRLTVTDDAGTRIGTLDRAE is encoded by the coding sequence ATGCGCGCGCTGAGGGCACCGGCCTCGGTCGTCGCAGTCGTCCTGGCCGCGGGACTACTCGCCGGGTGCTCCGCGCCGTCGCCGGGCGAACGCTTCCTGGGCACCTGGGGTGAGGGCACCGGCGCCGCCGATCCGCACCTGGTGTTCACCGACGACGGACGCGTGAGCGGTTCGGACGGCTGCAACAGCCTCTCCGGCTCCTGGCGCGCCAAGGACGACGCGGTCGTCGTCTCCGACGTCGCGAGCACCCTGATGGCGTGCCCCGGCGTCGACACCTGGCTGCGGGGGATCGCACAGGCGACGCTCTCGGACGACGGCGGGCGCTTGACCGTGACCGACGACGCCGGCACGCGGATCGGGACGCTCGACCGCGCGGAGTGA